One window of Panthera tigris isolate Pti1 chromosome C2, P.tigris_Pti1_mat1.1, whole genome shotgun sequence genomic DNA carries:
- the LOC102961724 gene encoding ribosomal biogenesis factor-like: MAKSKLRGQRSRNVFHIASQKNVKTKNKAKPVTTNLKINIVNDENVNRVNKAFVDTQKELAHCSKGLSLEPLQKQLIPQQCRENESVNVDEATRLMAQL, from the coding sequence ATGGCCAAGAGCAAACTAAGAGGACAGAGGTCCAGAAATGTATTTCACATAGCCAGCCAAAAAAACGTTAAgactaaaaacaaagcaaaaccagttACCACTAATCTTAAGATAAACATTGTGAATGATGAAAACGTTAACAGAGTGAATAAAGCTTTTGTAGATACACAAAAGGAACTTGCACATTGCTCCAAAGGACTCTCCCTTGAGCCTCTGCAGAAACAGCTGATTCCTCAGCAGTGTCGTGAAAACGAATCAGTTAATGTTGATGAAGCGACAAGATTGATGGCTCAATTGTAA